A window of Chloracidobacterium sp. N contains these coding sequences:
- a CDS encoding thioesterase family protein produces MPRSDFAFAHPLRVRWAEVDAQGVVFNGHYLTYFDVGVTEYWRAAGFHYPGDFTTPDSDLFLIRAAVTYHAPAYFDDLLEICVRCARLGRSSMTYALAIYRQDTHLTDGELIYVYANPKTRTAQPLPADLRERLGRLAPAPDTTHHP; encoded by the coding sequence ATGCCCCGCTCCGATTTCGCCTTTGCCCACCCCCTGCGCGTCCGCTGGGCCGAAGTGGATGCCCAGGGCGTCGTTTTCAACGGCCACTACCTGACCTATTTTGATGTCGGCGTCACGGAATACTGGCGCGCTGCCGGATTCCACTACCCCGGCGATTTCACCACACCCGACAGCGACCTCTTTCTCATCCGGGCGGCCGTCACCTATCATGCTCCGGCATATTTTGATGACCTTCTCGAAATCTGCGTCCGTTGCGCCCGGTTGGGACGCTCCAGCATGACCTATGCCCTCGCCATCTACCGCCAGGACACCCACCTGACCGACGGAGAACTCATCTACGTCTATGCCAATCCGAAAACCCGCACGGCCCAGCCGCTCCCGGCGGATCTCCGGGAACGCCTCGGCCGCTTGGCCCCTGCCCCGGATACCACGCACCACCCATGA
- a CDS encoding MBL fold metallo-hydrolase, translated as MRFTLLASGSTGNATLIETARTAVLIDAGLSARTLVRRMTDIGFDPTRLAAIFITHEHSDHVGGLSVLSRQLALPVFIAPPARRQLRFKDRDMSTIPWADPLTAGQPVVIGDLTVTPVAVPHDAAEPFIFTATAAGVKLAVVTDLGYIPAHVAHHLTGCQALVLEANHDRDMLRAGPYPWELKQRISSRVGHLSNEDMARFLREDFDGAAAHIVLAHLSQHNNHPALARLAALQALDAHYPHRAWETVVTVAPAAGLPHWCPL; from the coding sequence ATGCGATTCACCCTCCTGGCCAGCGGCAGCACCGGTAACGCCACCCTCATCGAGACTGCCCGGACGGCCGTCCTCATTGACGCCGGACTGTCTGCCCGCACCCTCGTGCGCCGGATGACCGACATCGGCTTTGACCCGACCCGCCTGGCGGCCATCTTCATCACCCACGAACACAGCGACCACGTCGGCGGCCTTTCCGTCCTCTCCCGCCAGCTCGCCCTGCCGGTGTTCATCGCCCCGCCCGCCCGCCGGCAACTGCGGTTCAAGGACCGGGACATGTCCACCATTCCCTGGGCCGACCCGCTCACGGCCGGACAGCCCGTGGTCATCGGCGACCTCACCGTGACCCCCGTCGCCGTGCCCCACGACGCCGCCGAGCCGTTCATCTTCACCGCCACGGCGGCCGGGGTCAAACTCGCCGTCGTCACCGACCTGGGTTACATCCCCGCCCACGTCGCCCACCACCTGACGGGCTGCCAGGCTCTTGTCCTCGAAGCCAACCACGACCGCGACATGCTCCGGGCCGGACCCTACCCCTGGGAACTCAAGCAGCGCATCAGCAGCCGCGTCGGCCACCTCTCCAACGAGGACATGGCCCGCTTCCTGCGGGAGGATTTTGACGGCGCGGCCGCCCACATCGTCCTGGCCCACCTGAGCCAGCACAACAACCACCCGGCGCTGGCCCGCCTGGCCGCCCTCCAGGCACTCGACGCGCACTACCCGCACCGCGCTTGGGAAACCGTCGTGACCGTGGCGCCGGCCGCCGGACTTCCCCACTGGTGCCCCCTGTAA
- a CDS encoding peroxiredoxin, with protein MLQVGQPAPGFDMASTKNPDTLKERVKLEDYRGKWLVLFFYPLDFTFVCPTEVTGFSDRLDEFHAINAEVLGVSTDSVYSHKAWLETPREKNGVAGTKYPLASDITKAVSRNYGVLIESEGIALRGLFIIDPEGVLQYQVVHSLNIGRSVDEVLRVLQALQSGGRCPVNWKPGQENI; from the coding sequence ATGCTGCAAGTTGGACAACCAGCGCCAGGCTTCGATATGGCGTCCACCAAAAACCCCGACACGCTCAAAGAGCGGGTCAAACTTGAAGACTACCGTGGCAAGTGGCTCGTCCTGTTTTTCTACCCGCTGGATTTCACCTTCGTGTGTCCGACGGAAGTGACTGGCTTCAGTGATCGCCTCGACGAGTTCCACGCCATCAATGCCGAGGTCTTGGGCGTCAGTACGGACAGCGTCTATTCCCACAAGGCCTGGCTGGAGACGCCCCGTGAGAAAAACGGTGTGGCCGGCACGAAGTATCCCCTCGCCAGCGACATCACCAAGGCAGTCAGCCGCAACTACGGCGTCCTCATCGAGAGCGAGGGCATTGCCCTGCGTGGGCTGTTCATCATTGACCCCGAAGGCGTTCTTCAGTACCAGGTCGTTCACTCGCTCAACATCGGGCGCAGCGTGGACGAGGTGCTGCGCGTCCTTCAGGCGCTCCAGTCCGGCGGACGGTGCCCGGTCAACTGGAAGCCCGGTCAGGAAAACATCTAG
- the uvrA gene encoding excinuclease ABC subunit UvrA, with protein sequence MKPLEIVNAREHNLKNLTLTIPPQSLTVLTGVSGSGKSSLAFDTIYAESQRRYIESFSAYARQFLARLERPAVDAIRGLSPSISIEQKTTHRNPRSTVGTVTEVYDYLRLLYAAIGKPHCPTCRLPIQQQSPETMTEWVLAQPPGTRLMVLAPLARQRKGAFRKELESALKRGFPRVRIDGEVRALDEEDIRLDQRKAHDIEVVVDRLVVKPGLTERLRQAIGVAVGLSQGTVLMVLEGQGETLFSVHLACPACGFSLPALEPRSFSFNSRFGACPTCDGLGVVMDITPEEVIEDMNCPVGEMRFRIRDGLIVSTLQSALQAVARHYGVSPATPFGLAPPAVHAAFFHGIDEKLRFQSGGSSYRMPWVGVANYLRERRVASRSARLTAELQRLVGVQVCPDCEGARLRAEARAVTVNGQPLGVLTRRPLTEVAAWARTLSLTAREAQVAAGIVAEIQSRLTFLVEVGLGYLTLDRPTATLSGGEIQRVRLATQLGTPLRGVLYILDEPSIGLHPRDNQRLIRTLERLRDAGNTVIVVEHDEETILQADWVIDLGPGAGTQGGHLVVGGPPGALRQCPDSLTGQYLAGVRQVVAPRTPRPPAQGYVTVVGATHHNLREVTARFPVGCLTVVTGVSGAGKSSLVLDVLYRALVRQSGSGVLPGTHRSIEGAGVFDKVIEIDQSPIGRTPRSNPATYTGVFTPIRDLYASLPEARARGYRPGRFSFNVPGGRCEACEGDGVKRIEMAFLPDVYVPCEVCQGRRYNRETLEVRYEGRDIAQTLDLTVAEAAGIFAAFPPVAHKLRTLVEVGLGYLTLGQPATTLSGGEAQRLKLACELARRATGRTLYILDEPTTGLHFEDVRRLLEVLQALVERGNTVIVIEHHTDVMWAADWIVDLGPEGGEGGGRLVGEGPPSRIASLDTPTGRALAQRLAASD encoded by the coding sequence ATGAAACCACTGGAAATCGTCAATGCGCGTGAGCACAACCTGAAGAACCTGACCCTCACCATCCCGCCGCAGAGCCTGACGGTTTTGACTGGCGTCAGCGGGTCAGGCAAATCCTCCCTGGCGTTTGACACGATCTACGCGGAAAGTCAGCGGCGGTATATCGAGTCGTTCTCAGCTTACGCCCGGCAGTTTCTGGCGCGGCTCGAACGCCCGGCGGTGGATGCCATTCGCGGCCTCAGCCCCTCCATCAGCATTGAGCAGAAGACGACGCACCGGAACCCGCGCTCGACGGTTGGCACTGTCACCGAGGTGTATGACTACCTGCGGCTGCTCTATGCGGCGATAGGGAAGCCGCACTGCCCCACCTGCCGCCTTCCCATCCAGCAGCAGTCGCCCGAAACCATGACCGAGTGGGTACTGGCCCAACCGCCGGGCACCCGGCTGATGGTGCTGGCGCCCCTGGCCCGCCAGCGCAAGGGGGCCTTCCGAAAGGAGCTGGAGTCTGCCCTCAAACGGGGCTTTCCACGGGTGCGAATTGATGGCGAAGTGCGCGCGCTTGACGAAGAGGATATCCGCCTGGACCAGAGGAAGGCGCACGACATCGAGGTTGTCGTGGACCGGCTTGTGGTCAAGCCAGGTCTGACGGAGCGGTTGCGCCAAGCCATCGGGGTGGCGGTCGGGCTGTCCCAGGGAACCGTGCTCATGGTTCTGGAGGGGCAGGGCGAGACGTTGTTTTCGGTACATCTGGCCTGCCCGGCCTGTGGCTTCAGTCTGCCGGCGCTGGAACCACGCTCGTTTTCCTTCAACAGCCGGTTTGGTGCGTGCCCAACCTGTGACGGGCTGGGGGTGGTTATGGACATCACTCCGGAGGAAGTCATCGAGGATATGAACTGTCCGGTGGGTGAGATGCGCTTTCGGATACGGGATGGCCTCATCGTCAGCACGTTGCAGTCCGCCCTGCAGGCTGTGGCACGCCACTACGGGGTGTCGCCCGCCACACCGTTCGGGCTGGCCCCGCCGGCCGTCCACGCGGCATTTTTTCACGGGATCGATGAAAAGCTCCGGTTTCAGTCCGGCGGAAGCAGCTACCGGATGCCCTGGGTTGGGGTGGCCAACTATCTTCGGGAGCGGCGGGTTGCGTCCCGGTCGGCCCGGCTGACGGCTGAGCTTCAGCGTTTGGTCGGGGTGCAGGTCTGCCCGGACTGCGAGGGGGCGCGGTTGCGGGCCGAAGCGCGGGCGGTGACGGTCAACGGGCAGCCACTGGGCGTTTTGACCAGGCGCCCACTCACGGAGGTGGCTGCCTGGGCACGGACTCTGTCGCTGACCGCACGGGAGGCGCAGGTGGCGGCCGGGATTGTGGCGGAAATTCAGTCACGGCTCACGTTTCTCGTTGAAGTTGGACTGGGGTACCTCACGCTGGACCGTCCGACGGCAACCCTGTCGGGTGGGGAAATCCAGCGGGTCCGTCTGGCGACCCAACTGGGAACGCCTCTGCGGGGCGTGCTCTACATTCTCGATGAACCCAGCATCGGTCTGCATCCACGGGATAACCAGCGCCTGATTCGCACGCTGGAACGCCTGCGGGATGCCGGCAACACCGTCATCGTGGTCGAGCACGACGAGGAAACCATTCTCCAGGCGGACTGGGTGATTGATCTGGGCCCCGGTGCCGGAACCCAGGGAGGGCATCTGGTGGTGGGCGGGCCGCCCGGCGCTTTGCGGCAGTGCCCGGATTCGCTGACGGGCCAGTACCTGGCCGGGGTACGTCAGGTGGTTGCACCACGCACGCCACGCCCACCGGCCCAGGGGTACGTGACGGTTGTTGGAGCAACGCACCACAACCTCCGGGAGGTGACGGCCCGGTTTCCGGTCGGTTGTCTGACGGTCGTTACAGGCGTGAGCGGAGCGGGCAAGTCCTCCCTTGTCCTCGATGTGCTGTACCGCGCATTGGTCCGCCAGTCGGGTTCGGGCGTACTGCCCGGCACCCACCGGTCCATCGAAGGGGCCGGGGTGTTTGACAAGGTCATCGAGATTGACCAGTCGCCAATTGGCCGCACGCCACGTTCCAACCCGGCCACCTACACGGGGGTGTTCACGCCCATCCGTGACCTTTACGCCAGCCTGCCGGAGGCGAGGGCGCGGGGGTATCGTCCCGGGCGGTTTTCGTTCAATGTGCCGGGCGGACGCTGTGAAGCCTGTGAAGGGGATGGCGTCAAGCGGATTGAGATGGCATTTCTGCCCGACGTGTATGTGCCATGTGAGGTCTGCCAGGGACGGCGCTACAACCGGGAGACGCTGGAGGTCAGGTATGAGGGACGGGACATTGCTCAGACGCTTGATCTGACGGTAGCGGAGGCAGCCGGGATTTTTGCGGCCTTTCCGCCTGTGGCGCACAAGCTGCGCACGCTCGTCGAGGTGGGTTTGGGCTACCTGACCCTGGGGCAACCGGCCACAACCCTGTCCGGGGGGGAAGCCCAGCGCCTGAAGCTGGCCTGTGAACTGGCGCGCCGGGCGACCGGACGCACGCTCTACATCCTGGATGAGCCGACGACGGGGTTACACTTCGAGGATGTCCGCCGGTTGCTGGAAGTCCTGCAGGCGCTGGTGGAACGGGGAAACACCGTCATCGTCATCGAGCACCACACGGATGTGATGTGGGCCGCGGACTGGATTGTGGACCTGGGGCCGGAAGGCGGCGAGGGCGGCGGGCGGCTGGTGGGTGAGGGGCCGCCGTCCCGGATTGCCAGTCTGGACACGCCCACCGGACGCGCCTTGGCGCAAAGATTAGCTGCTAGCGATTAG
- a CDS encoding PEGA domain-containing protein, producing the protein MAKYQRHESPNIEHPMKAQPKAPILTPLPPRPLPPPKAPLPSRRAVTQWLYGLGGILVLLIAGAALLYFSKPTVIILTNATGATVYLDGEPRGSTNQLNRFSLTGVSPGKHAVRLTHPEYLDTEQVITVEYGFLATKVNLPLRPARFTLTIQTEPQTTVRLDGIQVGETDPQTGVLAIPNVRVGPHQLSLQRTGYLPVASPVDMPESDHQLAFPLHLDLNGYWKGTWQEAATGKAGEFILSLGQTGTTLSGLWEEPAPTPAKPPRSFPVLGRLLDRQRLTLERKDETGRTLTFEGQVSATGREVLGTWQDGKRTGHWTGSRSDTKPTFSALPGVPPLPTAVEPGPRLTTPTDGLTPLPPALPGPTPTESGDTSPLSRAQSLYEQRRYEEALAQCDAILKQDPKNNAARDLKRRIQKSLDILKAPPGGSETPSP; encoded by the coding sequence ATGGCAAAATATCAGCGCCACGAGTCGCCCAATATCGAACACCCGATGAAAGCCCAACCCAAAGCACCCATCCTGACCCCGCTGCCACCACGCCCCCTGCCACCTCCCAAAGCCCCGCTGCCCAGCCGCCGGGCCGTCACCCAGTGGCTCTACGGACTTGGTGGTATCCTGGTCCTCCTCATTGCGGGCGCCGCGCTGCTCTACTTCTCCAAACCCACGGTCATCATCCTGACCAACGCCACTGGCGCCACCGTCTATCTCGATGGCGAGCCACGCGGTTCCACCAACCAGCTCAACCGCTTTTCCCTGACCGGCGTCAGCCCCGGCAAGCACGCCGTCCGCCTCACCCACCCCGAATACCTCGACACCGAACAGGTCATCACCGTCGAGTATGGCTTCCTTGCCACCAAGGTCAACCTGCCCCTGCGCCCCGCCCGGTTCACGCTCACCATTCAGACCGAACCCCAGACGACGGTCCGGCTGGACGGCATCCAGGTCGGAGAAACCGATCCCCAAACCGGGGTCCTCGCCATCCCGAACGTCCGGGTCGGCCCCCACCAGCTTTCCCTCCAGCGAACCGGTTACCTTCCCGTCGCCAGCCCGGTGGATATGCCGGAAAGCGACCACCAGCTCGCCTTCCCGCTCCACCTCGACCTCAACGGCTACTGGAAAGGCACCTGGCAGGAAGCGGCCACCGGCAAGGCCGGCGAGTTCATCCTCAGCCTCGGCCAGACCGGCACCACCCTTTCGGGCCTCTGGGAAGAGCCAGCCCCCACCCCGGCCAAGCCCCCGCGGTCATTTCCCGTTCTGGGCCGTCTCCTCGACCGGCAGCGCCTGACGCTCGAACGCAAAGACGAAACCGGACGCACCCTCACCTTTGAAGGACAGGTCTCCGCCACCGGACGCGAGGTGCTCGGCACCTGGCAGGACGGCAAACGCACCGGCCACTGGACCGGCAGCCGCTCCGACACCAAACCCACCTTCAGCGCACTTCCCGGCGTCCCGCCGCTCCCCACCGCCGTTGAGCCGGGACCCCGCCTGACCACGCCGACCGACGGCCTGACGCCCCTTCCCCCGGCGCTGCCGGGACCCACGCCCACGGAGAGCGGCGACACCTCCCCGCTCAGCCGGGCCCAGTCCCTCTACGAACAGCGGCGCTACGAAGAAGCCCTCGCCCAGTGCGATGCCATCCTCAAACAGGACCCCAAAAACAACGCCGCCCGCGACCTCAAGCGTCGTATCCAGAAGTCACTCGACATTCTCAAGGCGCCACCCGGTGGCAGTGAAACCCCATCGCCCTAG
- a CDS encoding DUF4388 domain-containing protein, translating into MPESPQPPAHPAEEAPPAPAAPSPPMTGRLTTIGVPDLLRRAYSERFTGELLLSRGDEQKQIYFETGNIVFAASNQPADRIGTSLLRQGLITQDDFNRILAQAHEGKRFGQALVEAGLMSERDLITNITFQVLDIIYSVFNWTTGAFEFIPGEHRVAEELKLKLTTASIILEGVRRIEDFGIIRRGLGDLNRFIAPSSSPLLRLQTMTLKPFERQLLELITQPLDLLHILVVVSSPPAATLKAIFGLISAGVLEQTEPPTLSRDTGKFELPAALRPVIPLATPTTTSQAQPAYSPDYAAFRSRLDELWARIRLNNPHLILNVPVGAALEDINFAYLRLADQFHPDRFLTAPIPLRREVEEAFRHIVQSFEYLRQQALQVRLQRTTGRFMAVPGAIPGLARTTGAYPAAPTAPAPPPARAAARTPNPVKPTGNAEVDAAIDDLLAYLDDQKAPLLVSDALSLLLRTEPPFALPRERVAEIVAGWAYNQSSQRHRPLNEMLLAALEDIRHAERARVLKAFDPDAFYEAFVADLMPFCPPEEQELFQLKLGGIREFLRHA; encoded by the coding sequence ATGCCTGAGTCACCACAGCCACCCGCCCATCCCGCCGAAGAGGCGCCGCCTGCCCCCGCCGCGCCTTCGCCGCCCATGACCGGACGGCTGACCACCATCGGCGTGCCGGACCTGCTGCGCCGCGCCTACAGTGAACGGTTCACCGGCGAACTCCTCCTGTCCCGGGGAGACGAGCAAAAACAGATTTACTTCGAGACCGGCAACATCGTCTTCGCCGCCAGCAACCAGCCCGCCGACCGCATCGGCACCTCGCTCCTGCGGCAGGGCCTCATCACCCAGGACGACTTCAACCGCATCCTCGCCCAAGCCCACGAAGGCAAACGCTTCGGACAGGCCCTGGTCGAAGCCGGACTGATGTCCGAACGCGACCTCATCACCAACATCACCTTCCAGGTCCTCGACATCATCTACTCCGTCTTCAACTGGACGACCGGCGCCTTCGAATTCATCCCCGGCGAACACCGGGTGGCCGAAGAACTCAAGCTCAAACTCACCACTGCCAGCATCATCCTGGAAGGCGTCCGCCGCATCGAGGACTTCGGCATCATCCGGCGCGGCCTCGGCGACCTCAACCGTTTCATTGCCCCCTCCTCCTCACCGCTGCTCCGCCTGCAAACCATGACGCTCAAGCCCTTCGAGCGCCAGCTTCTGGAACTCATCACCCAACCGCTCGACCTGCTCCACATCCTCGTGGTGGTCAGCTCCCCGCCGGCCGCCACCCTCAAAGCCATCTTCGGGCTCATCTCCGCCGGCGTCCTCGAACAAACCGAGCCGCCGACGCTTTCCCGCGACACCGGCAAATTCGAACTGCCGGCGGCGCTCCGGCCGGTCATCCCGCTGGCCACGCCCACGACGACCTCCCAGGCCCAGCCCGCCTACAGCCCGGACTACGCCGCCTTCCGGTCACGGCTCGATGAACTCTGGGCACGCATCCGGCTCAACAACCCGCACCTGATCCTCAATGTTCCCGTTGGCGCGGCTCTGGAAGACATCAACTTTGCCTACCTGCGCCTGGCCGACCAGTTCCACCCCGACCGCTTCCTCACCGCCCCCATCCCCCTGCGCCGTGAGGTGGAGGAAGCCTTCCGGCATATCGTGCAGAGCTTCGAGTACCTCCGCCAGCAGGCGCTTCAGGTACGCCTCCAGCGCACGACCGGCCGCTTCATGGCCGTCCCCGGCGCCATCCCCGGCCTGGCGCGCACCACCGGGGCCTACCCGGCCGCGCCCACCGCCCCCGCGCCACCACCGGCACGGGCGGCCGCACGCACCCCCAACCCCGTCAAACCCACCGGCAACGCCGAAGTGGACGCCGCCATTGATGACCTTCTGGCCTATCTCGATGACCAGAAAGCCCCCCTCCTCGTCAGCGATGCCCTTTCCCTGCTGCTCCGCACAGAACCACCCTTCGCCCTGCCCCGCGAGCGGGTGGCTGAAATCGTGGCCGGCTGGGCCTATAATCAGTCCAGCCAGCGCCACCGCCCCCTCAACGAAATGCTGCTTGCCGCGCTGGAAGACATCCGCCATGCTGAACGCGCACGTGTCCTCAAAGCCTTCGACCCGGATGCGTTTTACGAAGCCTTTGTCGCCGACCTCATGCCGTTCTGCCCCCCGGAAGAGCAGGAACTTTTCCAGCTCAAGCTGGGCGGCATTCGGGAGTTTTTACGCCACGCCTGA
- a CDS encoding pitrilysin family protein, with protein sequence MKKSIPPTPTPETTPHQPQPYVPAHLTHPRRHRTRRRGWQRTRLPNGLTVIVEPMAHVRSVAVSAWSRMGARHEPAAYNGISHFVEHMLFKGTRRRTTHQIAVESDRLGGQVEAATMMEGVNYHIQTLDLYLPQALDLLLDLLGAPRFDETEFARERSVILEEIKMIADNPEELAFEHFLANFFPQHALGRPIEGTPRTLRRLSPDDLRRFHHLAYHPQNLVISVAGHVEAALVLEQCQSAFAGTTPSDPAQSERYQVFEPYVGAPTFCLNEHRDTEQVHLLLGLPAPSLLSPDRTASTLLATLLGGGLSSRLFLRVREEAGLAYNIYADAMAYRDAGVFLIYAAVAPRNLKRTVRAILTEVAAVASGDLTEDEVDLAKAQHLTSLHLGHDTSSVRANQDGYQEITFGQVFSNEDLEQEINSVTRSQLQLLARELFAGKVFSGLALGDLGRYQLAPASLHVPRHVPRSTVHVIS encoded by the coding sequence GTGAAGAAATCCATTCCACCCACGCCCACCCCGGAGACGACACCCCACCAGCCACAGCCTTACGTTCCGGCCCACCTCACCCATCCGCGCCGGCACCGCACCCGGCGGCGCGGATGGCAGCGGACCCGCCTCCCCAACGGGTTGACGGTCATCGTCGAACCCATGGCACACGTGCGCTCCGTGGCCGTGTCGGCGTGGAGCCGGATGGGCGCCCGCCATGAGCCGGCGGCCTACAATGGCATCAGCCACTTCGTCGAACACATGCTGTTCAAGGGCACCCGGCGCCGCACCACCCACCAGATTGCCGTCGAAAGCGACCGGCTCGGTGGACAGGTTGAAGCCGCCACCATGATGGAAGGCGTCAACTACCACATCCAGACGCTCGACCTGTACCTGCCCCAGGCCCTGGACCTGCTCCTGGACCTGCTGGGCGCGCCGCGTTTTGACGAAACGGAGTTTGCCCGCGAGCGCAGCGTCATCCTCGAAGAAATCAAAATGATCGCTGACAACCCCGAAGAGCTGGCCTTTGAGCACTTTCTGGCCAACTTCTTCCCGCAGCACGCCCTGGGACGCCCGATTGAAGGCACCCCGCGCACCCTGCGCCGCCTCAGCCCGGATGACCTCCGGCGCTTTCACCATCTGGCCTACCACCCCCAAAACCTCGTCATCTCCGTGGCGGGCCATGTGGAGGCGGCCCTCGTCCTGGAGCAGTGCCAGTCCGCATTTGCCGGAACCACACCTTCAGACCCGGCACAAAGTGAACGGTATCAGGTATTTGAACCCTATGTCGGCGCGCCGACGTTCTGCCTCAACGAACACCGCGACACCGAGCAGGTTCACCTTCTGCTGGGACTCCCCGCCCCCTCCCTCCTGTCGCCCGACCGGACGGCCTCGACCCTGCTCGCCACCCTCCTGGGCGGCGGCCTCAGCTCGCGCCTCTTCCTGCGCGTCCGGGAGGAAGCCGGACTGGCCTACAACATCTATGCCGACGCCATGGCCTACCGCGATGCCGGTGTCTTCCTCATCTATGCCGCCGTGGCCCCGCGCAACCTCAAGCGGACCGTCCGCGCCATCCTCACGGAAGTCGCCGCCGTCGCCAGTGGCGACCTCACCGAAGACGAAGTTGACCTCGCCAAAGCCCAGCACCTGACCAGCCTCCACCTCGGACACGACACGAGCAGCGTCCGCGCCAACCAGGATGGATACCAGGAAATCACCTTCGGACAAGTCTTTAGCAATGAAGACCTGGAGCAGGAAATCAACAGCGTCACCCGTTCCCAACTCCAGCTTCTGGCCCGGGAACTCTTCGCCGGAAAAGTCTTTTCCGGGCTGGCCCTGGGCGATCTGGGACGCTACCAGCTTGCCCCCGCCAGCCTGCACGTCCCACGCCATGTTCCACGTTCAACCGTTCATGTGATTTCTTGA
- a CDS encoding DNA-3-methyladenine glycosylase: protein MTDTLPLPAPFNPDLTLCGGQAFRWTKDPAGPACQPAYQGVVGDMVVRLTRMDSGTGSGTDPGNAASGHWRIQLLNHPLTPTRQRQLRAYFDLDRDYTTAHRAVMTRLAALQRHGQRPEPPFQADDPAHDPKRFPAAGFPAADGLTPARPDLAGLRLLRQPWFEVMVSFVISSNNHLPRIRQIINVISRTFGQPITPTDYAFPTPEALAAASPTTLRHTCRVGYRDHALHQLATQIAHNLTFWETAATCPTPELRRHLLTLPGIGPKVAECILLFGFHRWEAFPIDVWVRRSLLACLGRPTAPPPADRALAALAASTFGPFAGLAQQYLFELARLHLPRRPKPNATPDEG, encoded by the coding sequence GTGACGGACACGCTCCCACTCCCCGCTCCTTTCAACCCCGACCTCACGCTGTGCGGCGGGCAGGCCTTCCGGTGGACGAAAGACCCCGCCGGCCCGGCCTGCCAGCCGGCCTACCAGGGCGTCGTCGGGGACATGGTGGTCCGCCTCACCCGGATGGACTCCGGCACGGGCTCTGGGACGGACCCCGGCAACGCGGCTTCCGGCCACTGGCGCATTCAGCTCCTCAACCACCCGCTGACCCCGACCCGGCAGCGGCAACTCCGGGCGTACTTCGATCTTGACCGGGATTACACCACGGCCCACCGGGCAGTCATGACGCGCCTGGCGGCACTTCAGCGCCACGGACAGCGCCCGGAACCCCCGTTCCAGGCAGATGACCCGGCACATGACCCGAAGCGGTTTCCGGCCGCCGGCTTCCCGGCCGCGGACGGGCTCACTCCGGCCCGGCCTGACCTCGCCGGGCTGCGCCTCCTGCGCCAGCCCTGGTTTGAGGTCATGGTGTCGTTCGTCATCTCCAGCAACAACCACCTGCCACGCATCCGCCAGATCATAAACGTTATCAGTCGCACGTTCGGACAGCCCATCACGCCCACGGACTATGCCTTCCCCACCCCGGAGGCCCTTGCCGCCGCCAGCCCCACCACCCTGCGCCACACCTGCCGCGTCGGCTACCGCGACCACGCCCTCCACCAGCTCGCCACCCAAATCGCCCACAACCTGACCTTCTGGGAAACGGCCGCCACCTGCCCCACCCCCGAACTCCGCCGCCACCTCCTGACCCTCCCCGGCATCGGGCCCAAAGTCGCCGAATGTATCCTTCTCTTCGGCTTCCACCGCTGGGAAGCCTTCCCCATCGATGTCTGGGTTCGCCGGTCCCTGCTTGCCTGCCTGGGCCGGCCAACTGCTCCCCCCCCGGCCGACCGCGCGCTGGCCGCCCTCGCCGCCAGCACGTTCGGCCCCTTCGCCGGCCTCGCCCAGCAGTACCTCTTTGAACTCGCCCGGCTCCACCTCCCCCGCCGCCCCAAACCCAACGCCACACCGGATGAGGGGTAG